In Deinobacterium chartae, a single genomic region encodes these proteins:
- a CDS encoding peptidylprolyl isomerase has protein sequence MAALISGAALAQTAPETPAAPTAPAPAPAAPAPTTPEAPAAEASVEVATVNRQPITLADFEREYRVFAAGVLNRQGMPFSEEALALFAQYRPQVLDQLVREEVVRQAAAAAGIRADDAKVDAEVTEVKSGFPNEEAFQQALEASGIEDEAAYRRLVASGQVSDAYIGQLQSKFRYSDAVVSSYYQTNKERFKVPGQACVKHILVASAPEAQAARNRLNKGEDFAAVAKAVSIDPGSKDEGGDLGCFAPGDTVEAFDRAAFNGPLNTLQQVKTEFGEHLLIVEKRTPTTYTPLTEVADRIRGVLADESARKFIENLVKRADVKTYPERLSSAPATPAQTPPPSGN, from the coding sequence ATGGCCGCACTGATCAGCGGCGCTGCCCTGGCACAGACCGCTCCCGAAACACCCGCCGCTCCCACGGCGCCCGCCCCGGCCCCGGCAGCTCCCGCTCCGACCACTCCGGAGGCTCCGGCAGCGGAAGCTTCGGTCGAGGTAGCGACCGTGAACCGTCAGCCCATTACCCTGGCGGACTTCGAGCGCGAATACCGCGTGTTCGCTGCCGGTGTGCTCAACCGTCAGGGCATGCCCTTCTCCGAAGAGGCGCTGGCCCTGTTCGCGCAGTACCGCCCGCAGGTGCTCGATCAGCTGGTGCGTGAAGAAGTCGTGCGTCAGGCTGCCGCGGCTGCTGGCATCCGTGCCGACGACGCCAAGGTGGACGCCGAGGTGACCGAGGTCAAGAGCGGCTTCCCCAACGAGGAAGCCTTCCAGCAGGCCCTCGAGGCCTCGGGCATCGAGGACGAGGCCGCCTACCGCCGCCTGGTTGCCAGCGGTCAGGTCAGCGACGCGTACATCGGTCAGCTGCAGAGCAAGTTCCGCTACTCGGACGCGGTGGTCAGCAGCTACTACCAGACCAACAAGGAGCGCTTCAAGGTGCCCGGTCAGGCCTGCGTGAAGCACATCCTGGTCGCCAGCGCTCCGGAAGCGCAGGCAGCGCGCAACCGCCTGAACAAGGGCGAGGACTTCGCGGCGGTCGCCAAGGCGGTCTCGATCGACCCGGGCAGCAAGGATGAGGGAGGCGACCTCGGCTGCTTCGCTCCCGGCGACACGGTGGAGGCTTTCGACCGCGCCGCCTTCAACGGTCCGCTGAACACGCTGCAGCAGGTCAAGACCGAGTTCGGCGAGCACCTGCTGATCGTCGAGAAGCGCACCCCCACCACCTACACCCCGCTGACCGAGGTGGCAGACCGCATCCGTGGAGTGCTGGCCGATGAATCTGCCCGCAAGTTCATCGAGAACCTGGTCAAGCGCGCCGATGTGAAGACCTACCCCGAGCGCCTGAGCAGCGCCCCGGCCACTCCGGCGCAGACCCCCCCGCCCAGCGGGAACTGA
- a CDS encoding peptidoglycan bridge formation glycyltransferase FemA/FemB family protein, whose translation MNAITLEEVRESAAYDAVVREAPITSALQSWGFGEARAVIGYGVQRYLLRRGSAVVGAMQLLRKPLAPGVSLLYVPRGPVLYDAADLPEVAAAVRRVARPGDLSVKIEPPVPVPGDQEGEEPGTSQARIPQSIGPWQRAKTEQPEHTIAVDLRADEAQLMANLHHMFRRNVRGAQKAGVVAGREEGPQAFEDFWTIFEATNARSKLGRFPRAYYETLLREVPRHGGDAYIVLARHEGRALAGGFFVGLGKGTYYLYGGSIRDDRPAADGGERKDVKAPTAFYWNAMLDAKARGYEFFDLWGIPSRLDPEKHSFGVFQMKERLGGQKLWYPAYEVQLSPLAIPVKAALDARRKLLNYRKRGSTDDIL comes from the coding sequence GTGAACGCCATCACCCTCGAGGAAGTCCGTGAATCTGCCGCCTATGACGCCGTTGTGCGCGAGGCTCCCATCACCAGCGCGTTGCAGAGCTGGGGGTTCGGAGAGGCCCGCGCGGTCATCGGTTACGGGGTGCAGCGCTACCTGCTGCGGCGCGGCTCGGCGGTGGTGGGGGCGATGCAGCTGCTGCGCAAGCCGCTCGCTCCCGGGGTGAGCCTGCTGTACGTTCCCCGTGGTCCGGTGCTGTACGACGCTGCCGATCTGCCCGAGGTGGCAGCGGCGGTGCGCCGCGTGGCACGTCCCGGCGACCTCAGTGTCAAGATCGAGCCGCCGGTTCCGGTGCCCGGTGACCAGGAGGGCGAGGAGCCCGGGACCTCGCAGGCGCGCATTCCACAGAGCATCGGGCCGTGGCAGCGGGCCAAGACCGAGCAGCCCGAGCACACCATCGCGGTGGACCTGCGAGCGGACGAGGCGCAGTTGATGGCCAACTTGCACCACATGTTCCGACGCAACGTGCGCGGCGCGCAGAAGGCCGGGGTGGTGGCCGGGCGCGAGGAGGGACCGCAGGCGTTCGAGGACTTCTGGACCATCTTCGAGGCGACCAACGCCCGCTCGAAGCTGGGCCGTTTCCCACGGGCGTACTACGAGACCCTGCTGCGCGAGGTGCCGCGCCACGGCGGCGATGCCTACATCGTGCTGGCCCGCCACGAGGGTCGGGCGCTGGCCGGCGGATTCTTCGTGGGGCTGGGGAAGGGTACTTACTACCTGTACGGCGGCTCGATCCGCGACGACCGCCCGGCGGCGGACGGCGGCGAACGCAAGGACGTGAAAGCACCCACCGCCTTCTACTGGAACGCCATGCTCGACGCCAAGGCGCGTGGCTACGAGTTTTTCGACCTGTGGGGCATTCCCAGCCGTCTGGACCCCGAGAAGCACTCGTTCGGGGTATTCCAGATGAAAGAGCGCCTGGGCGGGCAGAAGCTGTGGTACCCGGCCTATGAGGTGCAGCTCAGCCCGCTGGCCATTCCGGTAAAAGCCGCACTGGACGCGCGCCGAAAGCTGCTGAACTACCGCAAGCGCGGCAGCACCGACGACATCCTTTAA
- a CDS encoding shikimate dehydrogenase, which produces MRARPLALIGPELDALLAPLHDLLRAENLDLWPVPVRCDDPARTLTALGDLGFAGALLGRSVQETMLDAAARSTLEARRAGRADALNLTAGGYEAGYALEEALQRSLEAAHFNALGARLLVVGAGGALAAGAQLARLGFASVTVAADDLPDAQAALRGLPAGVKAYATSLRQEALAATAVHSDLIVNVGGSAGLPPAWLQPYHTLLDLEERPELHAALQRAGGSGLSAQDVRARRLGLRLAQVAGRSPDADALREIALLEG; this is translated from the coding sequence GTGAGGGCGCGCCCTCTGGCCCTGATCGGGCCGGAACTCGACGCCCTGCTGGCACCGCTGCACGATCTGTTGCGTGCCGAGAACCTGGACCTGTGGCCGGTTCCGGTACGCTGCGACGACCCTGCCCGTACGCTGACGGCCCTCGGAGATCTGGGTTTTGCCGGAGCGCTGCTGGGACGCTCGGTCCAAGAGACGATGCTGGACGCGGCTGCGCGCAGCACCCTCGAGGCGCGGCGCGCAGGCCGGGCCGATGCCCTGAACCTCACGGCAGGCGGCTACGAGGCCGGGTATGCCCTCGAGGAGGCGTTGCAGCGCAGCCTGGAGGCGGCGCACTTCAACGCCCTTGGAGCGCGTCTGCTGGTGGTGGGCGCGGGAGGAGCGCTGGCAGCCGGTGCGCAGCTCGCCCGCCTGGGCTTTGCCTCGGTCACGGTCGCCGCCGATGACCTGCCTGACGCGCAGGCCGCCCTGCGCGGCCTGCCTGCCGGCGTGAAGGCGTACGCGACCTCGCTGCGCCAAGAAGCGCTTGCGGCCACTGCCGTGCACAGCGACCTGATCGTGAACGTCGGTGGAAGCGCGGGGCTGCCGCCCGCGTGGCTACAGCCGTATCACACCCTGCTTGACCTCGAGGAGCGGCCCGAACTGCACGCCGCCCTGCAGCGTGCCGGAGGAAGCGGCCTGAGCGCTCAGGACGTGCGTGCCCGCAGGCTGGGCCTGCGGCTGGCGCAGGTGGCAGGGCGCAGCCCTGATGCGGATGCGCTGCGCGAGATCGCCCTCCTCGAGGGTTGA